DNA sequence from the Salvelinus fontinalis isolate EN_2023a chromosome 33, ASM2944872v1, whole genome shotgun sequence genome:
CGCTCCCCATGGTACACCTGAATTCACAACAATCCTCCGCTCCCCATGGTACACCTGAATTCACAACAAACCTCCGCTCCCCATGGTACACCTGAATTCACAACAAACCTCCGCTCCCATGGTACACCTGAATTCATAACAAACCTCCGCTCCCCATGGTACACCTGAATTCACAACAAACCTCCGCTCCCCATGGTACACCTGAATTCACAACAAACCTCCGCTCCCATGGTACACCTGAATTCATAACAAACCTCCGCTCCCCATGGTACACCTGAATTCACAACAAACCTCCGCTCCCCATGGTACACCTGAATTCACAACAAACCTCCGCTCCCCATGGTACACCTGAATTCACAACAAACCTCCGCTCCCCATGGTACACCTGAATTCACAACAAACCTCCGCTCCCCATGGTACACCTGAATtcgtcaaacattttctgtacaCAGGTTGAAAAAAGATATCAGCTAGGACTATAAAAGCAAATAACAAATTATGTTACGTCATGGAATGACAAAACAGCCTAAATGAAAACAAATATAAATACAAGGAAAATgtatatatgtctatatacagtaatattaacCCCATGATGCATCATGCCAAACAAATTCTCAATAAAACAATTGGGGAAATCAACAAACATGTGTGAAGTTGGACAAATACAGTTTATGGTACCAAAAGGAAATCTTAGTTCGTGCAAAGCAGTAGATCAAACTAAACAAAGCAACAGAGCAAACAGTTAATGACTCTGTACATCAAATGGACAGTTGAGGGACTTATTGTGGACCTGATTTCTGCCTTCACTCAATGCATTACAACAATTATTTTGTGGTTTGTAAAAGTAATGTAGCACTGAGCACATTTTATTTGTAGAACAATGTGTGGTCATACGCACAACCTTAAAAACATAGGTGCTGGGCTGATAAAGAATACTAGTAAAGAACAAGATGGCCCGCACAACCTTAAAAAACATAGGTGCTGGGCTGATAAAGAATACTAGTAAAGAACAAGATGGCCCGCACAACCTTAAAAACATAGGTGCTGGGCTGATAAAGAATACTAGTAAAGAACAAGATGGCCCGCACAACCTTAAAAAACATAGGTGCTGGGCTGATAAAGAATACTAGTAAAGAACAAGATGGCCCGCACAACCTTAAAAACATAGGTGCTGGGCTGATAAAGAATACTAGTAAAGAACAAGATGGCCCGCACAACCTTAAAAAACATAGGTGCTGGGCTGATAAAGAATACTAGTAAAGAACAAGATGGCCCGCACAACCTTAAAAACATAGGTGCTGGGCTGATAAAGAATACTAGTAAAGAACAAGATGGCCCGCACAACCTTAAAAAACATAGGTGCTGGGCTGATAAAGAATACTAGTAAAGAACAAGATGGCCCGCACAACATTGAAGCTCACAATTCACCTCTTTATTGACTACGTTTCAATCCGAAACGGATCTTCGAACGGAGCTTAAAGAGTTtgctttacattttatttttctctTTATCTCCTTTCTGGCAGAGTGCTGTACTCAGATTTGTCCATGCGCCTTTTATTCAGGGGctgtgagaaagaaagaaagaaagaaagtcaGACAGACACAAATGGATCAACCCATCGCTATAACTTAATGACTTGGACTAGTTATTTTGTTCATGTCAAGATCGTGGCTCAAAAAAGCCAGGAAACACCTACCTGATAGTTGCCAATGGGGTCTTCGTTTGCACTCGCCTCATTGTTGATGAGCCCCATTTTGCTAGATGCTAGGCGTGAAAGACAGAAATGAAATATTGCATCACATTATTGATTATGGTCTTCATGTGTATTATTTTTGAATGTTTACTGTAAAACATTTCATTTTTAAGAATATCTCAATCAGAAGTGTTCACTTCTGAGTTTTCTAAATTTTATGCACAACATACAAAGTAGGGGCTCGTCAGGTATCATTCAAATTTCAAGTTCACATATCTTATGTTTTTCTCCTTTGTGTGGTCACTCACTTTTCTTGCCGGTGATCAGTTTTGCTTTGGGCTGTGAGGCGATGCTGTAGACAGCTACTCCAATCAGGACAGTGGCCACCAGGTCTCCCACAACCATCCCTACAGCCGCAGTTGTATCCAGCTCGATGCAGTTATCACAggctgggaacacacacacacacacatgcatgccacacatacacacacacgtacgttaTAATGATATGTGTTATAATGGCATACACAAAAGAAACATTGACTTATATTATTGTGCCGTATAATTATCGATTGAGGGAAATGTCAGTACAGTACTTACACCGAAATTTCACATAGATTTTGGCCTGGACATCGTCTTTCTTGCATACATACTCTTTTGTGTTCTCATCCTTGTATTCCAACGTTTGAGTTGTTGTATTAGTAGATGGAAATTGATAACCATCAAGACATGATACTGTGATCTTGTCCGAGGATAATTCTTTCACTTCTATTATAAGTTCTAAAGAAATAAACAGACCAGCATTAGATAAGATAGATTGATAAGCCCTTTCGGGATATTGATGTTTCTCTCCATCTACTTTTTCCTCATGCTCTGTTTCTGTTATTTAAGCAAATGCATATAGGCAGACATACAGGCAGGTctataattattggcacccttgataaagataaaCAAAAAAGGCTGTATGAAAAAAAGAATAcaaaatactgagctatactgtaggctcaaatatttatgattatttaatactaatacaattgctcagagaaagagattttattTAAAAAGTAATACAAAAAAAGATACAAAAGAGAAGGTTCAAAATGATTGGCTCTCCCTTTTTCAATAATCTAGCACCATCCCCTTCCGAGGATAATTACACACcctttttgtaaaatgttttatgcGTTTGGAGAGCACGTTGGCAGAATAGAGACCTGGCagcgtggtgccaggacaacaatttCTCCCTTAACATCAGCAAGAAAAAAGGTGCTGATTCTGAACtataggaaacggagggccgagcaagCCCCCATCCAAATAGATGGGGgtatagtggagcaggtcgagagcttcaaattccttggtgtccacatcactaaggaattatcatggtccacacacaccaacagagtcgtgaagagggcacaacaacgtctcttccccctctgaaaagattcggcatgggccct
Encoded proteins:
- the LOC129832317 gene encoding T-cell surface glycoprotein CD3 delta chain-like, translating into MKWTILLAHLLVIWTMTVAEDTVPKLIIEVKELSSDKITVSCLDGYQFPSTNTTTQTLEYKDENTKEYVCKKDDVQAKIYVKFRSCDNCIELDTTAAVGMVVGDLVATVLIGVAVYSIASQPKAKLITGKKTSSKMGLINNEASANEDPIGNYQPLNKRRMDKSEYSTLPERR